The genomic window AACCCCGTCCCTGGGTGAGGAATGTCTCCAAGTGTTCCCGCACGATCTCGTACAGGACCGTCGTCTCCGGTTGGCGGCGGCGATAGACGCTGGACAATCGTGGTCCATCACCCAAGGCCCGCCCGCCGGCGGCTGTCGTCGCGTCGACATGCATGGGCCGATGAAAATGCAGGATTGGTGCCGCAACGAAGAGACCGCCTGCGGTCCCCGATCGGCGAGGAGCCCTGCGCCTTGATGTCCCCGAGGGAGAGCTGATGCGGGATATGGGAAGAGCATGGAATTAGGCGGCCGTGACTTTTCCATTACCGCGCTTTGAACGGCCATCAATTAACCCTTCGATGCCTTGGGCTGTCGCCGTCGTGAGAACCCGATAGACAGTAGCCCGACCGATTCCCAGGGTGGCACTTCAACAAACCGGTTCGGCGCTACGTGGAAACGGCCTTCGACCAGGTGCCGGGAAAGATTCATTTCTCCTCCCAGATCGGGGTGCGCCCACCAGCCCTCCCATGTCAGCCAGAGGCCGGAGTCGACGGGTGTGGCCAAAAAAAAGAGAAGAATAAATCACAGCCGGGTCATCTCAAGGTAACTGCTTGCACCATCTGTGATTACCGTGCGTCTCCCCTGTGCTTAGGCAGCGCTACCGAAAGGACACGGAAGAAGCGCTGAACCACTTTATCTTTCTCCGCATCGATCACATCCGCAGGGTTGTTTCAGAATATGTTCGCTATTACAATCATGCACGTCCATCACAGGCCATCCACGGGATTCCAGACCCGTATCCGGAACTGAAGCAATCTCTACCATCGACCGGCAAACTTGTTGCTCTCCCGGTCCTCGGTGGTGTTCAGCACGATTACCGTCTCATCGCGTAGACCACCACTCGGCCTCGGCTGCGCTTTCTGTGGATTCAGTGACCAGGGCGACTATGTTCTGCTTTGGAATCGGCTCCCAGTCCTTCCCCAAGTTCTTATGGAGCGGATCTATAAGCAAGAAACCAACCGGCCGGGCCGCCCTCCGGAGATCGTTTATCCCGGTCCGCGATGAGTCAATTAGTGCCGATGGAGTTTTCGCGGATCACGGGTGGTATTGACTCATGCTTCCGCTTCTGAACAATCCTCGCTTCTATTCCAAATAGAGAACCCAGATGTCAGCTATACTATCGCCGCTGAGAGCCGAGTAGCTGAGCGCTTTGCCATCAGGGGACCATGCAGGGCGAGTCTGAACCCATGGATCAAATGTTAGCTGCGTGGCATTTTCCCCGGTCGCTGACATAACCCATATGTCATAGTTCCCAGATCGGTTGGAGGCGAATGCGATCTGGCCGCCGTCAGGCGACCAAGCTGGGTTAATGTCATGGGCCGAGCCCGCGGTGAGTGGAATAGGGGTTCCTCCTGCTGGGGAAATCACATATATATCTTGGGTTTCATCCCGCATCGAATAGAAGGCTATCTGCTCTCCCTGCGGAGACCATGCGAGTCCCTCTGTAACCCAATCAGTAGAAAGCAGTAACTCCGGTGTTCCTCCCGAAGACGGGACGATATATGTCTCTTTGAGATAATCTGGTTCAAAAGAAACTTGAACGGAGTAGACTATTCGGCTTCC from Candidatus Eisenbacteria bacterium includes these protein-coding regions:
- a CDS encoding IS3 family transposase; this translates as MLRQRYRKDTEEALNHFIFLRIDHIRRVVSEYVRYYNHARPSQAIHGIPDPYPELKQSLPSTGKLVALPVLGGVQHDYRLIA